The sequence below is a genomic window from Gopherus evgoodei ecotype Sinaloan lineage chromosome 9, rGopEvg1_v1.p, whole genome shotgun sequence.
GCTATAATGCTGGCAGCGATACATCAGTCGTTATAGCACTTATACGCAAGCCTTGGTGCCTAGTTTCTGCTTTAATGGCTCATTCTCGTGATATTTTGCCTACCCACCTCATACCCAGTCCCTATATTTTCGTACAATATTGGATATTATTACGACGGGTGCTTGTGATTCTTACACTGGATTAAAAGCTACCAACGTCGTCTTGAATCATGTGCTAAAATCACTCTTCATATTATTTGGAAAAAATGTACAACAGTAAAAGCAGGAAGAGacgcatatatatttttttatataagtATTGAGGTTAGGGACGTTTTTACTGATCCCAGCTGGTTTCTAATACTACAATACTAGATTAACACTTTAGGTTCAGATTACTTAAAATTACTCCATGTaattaaatatttacaaatacaTGAATTACAAAGAGGAGACGAATTGGCTGACTGTATGTTTAGCACAATTTCTCATTGTAATACAATCAAAACTGCCGACTACCAATTAATTAAAACCTATAAATTTAACAAGTCAGGTTGCTGCTATTTTTCTTTCACGATTGTATTTCTGCAGcaaattatctctctctctctatttttcatAAAGGTTGGGGGAAATAATTTTCTTAATGAGTTGATTTTGAAATTAACTTCTCACGCTGCCTCTTTTAAAAAGTAATCTCGTACATTTTACATACAGTTTTTCAGAAAACAAGTCACCATATCCAgtgttttcccccctcccccatccacaccACCATTTATTTTGCTGGAAGAGCTTGACTCTTTTATCTGCAGAAAGAAATCTAGAGAGAAGGTTACTGTACTGTACCTGTGTGAGTTCTTTTGTGTATTTTGAGATTTTCTGATCTAGCAAACACTTTCCCACAGCCTGGgaaagggcaggggaagggtttTTCACCGGTGTGGACTCTGATGTGATTTACAAGTTTATATTTGGCCTTGAAAGGTTTCCCCTCTCTTGGACACTCTTCCCAGAAACATATGTGATTGGACTGCTCGGGTCCTCCAACATGCTCCACTGTGACATGAGTCACCAGCTCGTGCATTGTGCTGAAAGTTTTGTTGCAGGACTTTTTGGGGTTTGACAATTGCTCGGGCTCAATCCACTTACAGATGAGTTCCTGCTTGATGGGCTGCCTCATGTAGCGAAAgaaggcccctgccccatggtggGCTGCCATGTTCATGTTCATATGGCCGTAGCCGTGGAGCTGAGTGGATGCATAGTGCTCAGATCGGGGGCTAGTGACCTGGCCGTACTGATCTGGCCTCCCGTACATGTCTCCGGAGAAGCCCAGACGCATCTGCCCGTTCACCACGTTGGGAGAAGCGTGGCTCGCGGCTTGCTCGTGAAGCCCGGGGAAAAGAATGTGTCCTGCGGCATCAGTGTGTCCGTGGGGTCCAGCGAAGCTGCCCGCAGCCGAAGCGAAGAGGCTGTGCTGGGCGCTGGCCGCCGCCGCCTCGCCAAAACCCCGGTTGCGGAAGAGAAAGTCCCTGGTAGAGTTGAAGGCTGCGCTGGAGTAGGAGCTGACATGGGTCGGGTGGTGGTGGTGCCCCAGCGCCGCCGCCGCGTAGCCGGGTGCCTGCGAGGTGAAGGCGGTCTGGCCGGCCGAGGCCAGCTCGTGTGTGCTGGGGTTAATTTTAAAAGCGCCCATGCCGTCGGCGAAGGGGTTGATCCCCAGTCCCACTTCTCTGTCCGTTACATCGCCCGTGGAGTGGTGGCGAGACGATCCGAAGGTAGTGACTCCTATAGCGGGATACTGCGGTCCAGCATCCAGAAGCATCTTCCCACTCTCAGTGCAGCAACCCGGGTGGGGAAAAAAcacggaggagcagcagcagcagcaaaaccacCCTCTCTGGAAAGTCAGCGACAATCACCACCAAAGCAACCACATCAAAAACACCCCCGTCTGCATCAGCGCCCcgaaaggaaacaaaaagtgtGGGAGATCTCGCAGCTGCAAATGAGCAAGAAAGCTAGAATAAGACACATACATGCACAAAAACCCCACTGTCTCTCTGATGAGACTTTTCGGGGAGGTTTGAAGTGAGGAGGGAGGCCAGGGGGTAAAAAATAAACTGGCTGCAAGTAACAGTAATGGAGAGACCAACACACAcggcagaaacaaaaaaaaataaaaaataaaaaacaaaaaaatcaactcCCTTCAGTTATTTTTTAGCTATAGGAATGTTGCAAAGTGGCCGagagatttttctcttctcttcgaGCTCTCCAcactcttccttctccccctctctctctctcctttttttttcgcCCTTTTTTTTTCGCTTTGCAAAAAAAAGGCGCAAATCATGCACAATATTGTCTTTTGCGGTTTATCTTCCTGGGGAGAAACTTTCACCTCCTCAGCCGGGCGGTGAACGCGAGACTGATAGCGGCAATCATTCCTGCAGATAAATGAATTGAAAAGACGACACCGTCCCCCCCCCTCCTTGATGaatgggagaaggggaggagcaacGTCAAGGCGGACGTGGGAGATCATTGGTTCCTGGCGACTCCCCCCTTCCCTTGCAACTCCCCACTTCTTCTCCAACTAAGGGCTCGCAAAGCCTCtgctgtctcctgattggttcgcCCGGCTCATCAATCCCAGGTATTGTGAAGCCCTTTGACATCCCTTTTGACAAACAGGGTTTCCAGGAGTagcaactttttgtttttttgttttgttttgttttgttttttatcaagCCCAATATTTTTTGCACGCAAATATTTCAAACGTATATTTTTGTATGGGTGCTAAAATAATCTTAAACTCGATTATTGTTCTTCTTGTTATTATTTTTCCCTCTCCTCTATACTAATACTAATGATGATCACAAtgatttcctgattttttttaacactgcACAACTTTTTAGAGTTTGAAAAGGGAAGCCCTTTTGTGACTTGTTTCTTTTGAAGTTATCTTTTCTCCTTGTTTGTAACAAGTTCTCCAGAGTTTGTGCTGATTGGATtcgattttatttttaaacaacagGCGTGATTTCTCTGGGTAACAGCCCATCAGTTTTCTGAAATAACTCTTGTTTTCTGCATCCATCAGAATGCAGGTGGGTGAGAACTCTTAACTTTCTACTTTTTATTGTTGTTTCCCCCCTTATTTCttattctttcctctcttttttttcccgcGGGATCTCTTTCATTCAGGTAAAACTGTAAATTTCCCAAAGCTACATTGTTTCTTCTGTGCTTCATGAAGCTCCCGgagacttttattttaaatttatttaaaatcctCGATAGATAGGAGCAATGTAAATTTTCTGACATTCAAACCTTTTCTAGTTCACAAATCAGTCACCCTTGTCACAGTTATTGAAATTCCTCAACTTGCCACACCAGGACGGTGGAAAAAGCAGGCGGTGTCTTTGTTGCTGACCAGGCTTTTGATCGCCAGAGAAAATTTACTTACCTTCAGATGAGTGAGCAGAAAAAGAAATAACACTCCCTTTGATTTAGTTAGGAAAATGCAGACATTTGGATTCAGTGCAAACATACAACACTTGGTTGTTTTCTAGATGCAACCCTCGATTAACCTGTCTTTCCCCAGCTCAAAGTCTATTGAAAAACTGCGAATAGTTCCTTTTTGTTCTTGCTACAAAGAGTCATTGACTATATATTAAAATGATTGTTGAAAGGTATAAGTATGGTACTTAAAAGCAGAAAATCTTTGTGACTCAATCAATTAAGCTAAGCAACATTTGTACATTGTTTTAAACGATGCTCGGGCATAAAATATCAGATTTCATTTTACGGAGAacgtatatatatattttaaaatggcagaTTATTTATTTACTCGGTCGCCTGCATATTCATTAGATCCAATTATTTCTAGTAACGAAAACACAAAAAGCTAGCTGAGAGTCGGAATCCTTCAATTTACCCTTTGTTCAGTACTTCATTTGGCTTTTTCGGAGCTAAATCTGAGCACCTCGAACTCTTATTCCTGAACAAAGAAACTTCTAAATCTTCAGCTGCAAATATAAAGGCGTTAGGAAGTAATCACTACTGCAAGTACTGGTGAAACCGATAAACATAGATATCGCTTGCATATTTCTCATTGTCATTATCAGGGCTGCACATTTAAAGCAATACAAACTGGCAGgtgatttttgttgttattttttgttttttcttgtttttttaaacaaatttgaaaTGCAGTGCTAAATACATCGCTGTACATTAGATGTATATGTAGTTTGCATGGATTCAGTCAATGAAAATGATTTTCAGCGCACTTTTATCCGGTAATTACCTTTGGATCTAGCACGTCTGAATAATTCCTGTTATTAGCTGGAGCTGCGTTTTTGCCCTAATTTTGTGAAATAAATGTGAAGAAATTACATTTACGATGACTTATGGCAACAGGTCTAAACCAACTACACGTGTGTATGTGTTCTTACATCTTTAAATGTATGTTATATTACCACGTATGTtttctgctaaaaatagcagtgtactcTATAAGGTTCTCTGGTGTGCTTAGACCGTAATGTAAATCTATAAGGCAGTGACACTAGGAGAGCAATCAACTAGATTGTCCATTCTTTAGACTACCTCCAAATTGCAAAGAAAACCAAATAATCTCAAATCCGTATAAAATATAACGGGAAGGCTGACAAGGGGATTTTTTTAGGAACCGTGTCTAAATATACAGAGTAAGagtgaatgttaaaaaaaaataagttgtgGGTTGTAGAAGTTATCAAGTGGGATTTGCGGCTCGCTCTCTGCAGGAAACGAAAGCTGCTCCAGTTCAAAGCCACATGCACCAACTGTGACATATAAACCATTAAAATATCCTCCTGACGGCTCATTTCTGTTTCATCATACATTCCCTAACTGCTTCCAGAAAGcaagaaaagaagaaatgaaggaTGACCGCCTCGCTGGAACCGCCAAAGAGGTGCTGTTTTGTTGTCTCtcttttccacccccacccctttttgtCAGCCCAGAAATGATGTGCAGAAATGAGGGAATCTCTTCAACAGGTGGAGTGGGGTAAGTGAATTCGGGGGGGAGGCACGGGCAAGCAAGGAAAGTTCTTGGCACCCACTTACCCACAAGGGAACGGGCTAGACACCCACTCACCAACAGGGGCTTGGCAACCTCTCGCTCGCATGGGAAGTGGTTTGGCACCCACTCAGAAAAGGGACTGGCGCTCGTTCacccactgaggaagtggcttgGCATCTACTCACCCACGTGGGAAAAGGCTTGGCATACCTCGGCAAGGGGAAACAGCCCGGTACCTACTGGGACTGGGAAGGGGGCTTGATACCCACTTACCACTGGGCTAAGGGCAAGAGGCTCCTTCCCCCTCACAGGGCTGGATAGGGGACTTCTCTGCACCGTACAAAGGGGCTTCTTCTCCCCATAAGCTGGGATCCAGAGGCACCAGGGAAAGAGGCTTTTTCGCACCTactggagaggaggaaggggcTTCTCTGCCTCAGCTCGGACAGAAAGAAGGTGACTTTCCGagaaacaccacagaaacaccgcTTCTGAGGAGGCAGCGCGGGGAAGGGTTCTGCGCACCCAACGGGAAGGAGAAAGAAGCTTCCCTCGCCTGCCTTCCCATCCCTCCCATGCGGATGGCGAAGGGGTTTCTTCCCCCTCACTGGGACAGGAGGGAAAAAAGATTCTCTGCACCCACTGCTGAGGAGCAGGAGACCGAGCCGGGCAAGGCTAGGGGAGAGGGATAGATAAATCAGCCCCAGTGAGAAGGCTGCTTGCTAAGGACAGTGGCTGCCGGGCAGCCACAAACAGCAGAACACTCGCTGTTTGAAGG
It includes:
- the ZIC1 gene encoding zinc finger protein ZIC 1, which codes for MLLDAGPQYPAIGVTTFGSSRHHSTGDVTDREVGLGINPFADGMGAFKINPSTHELASAGQTAFTSQAPGYAAAALGHHHHPTHVSSYSSAAFNSTRDFLFRNRGFGEAAAASAQHSLFASAAGSFAGPHGHTDAAGHILFPGLHEQAASHASPNVVNGQMRLGFSGDMYGRPDQYGQVTSPRSEHYASTQLHGYGHMNMNMAAHHGAGAFFRYMRQPIKQELICKWIEPEQLSNPKKSCNKTFSTMHELVTHVTVEHVGGPEQSNHICFWEECPREGKPFKAKYKLVNHIRVHTGEKPFPCPFPGCGKVFARSENLKIHKRTHTGEKPFKCEFEGCDRRFANSSDRKKHMHVHTSDKPYLCKMCDKSYTHPSSLRKHMKVHESSSQGSQPSPAASSGYESSTPPTIVSPSTENQTTSSLSPSSSAVHHTSSHSTLTSNFNEWYV